Proteins encoded together in one Vigna angularis cultivar LongXiaoDou No.4 chromosome 5, ASM1680809v1, whole genome shotgun sequence window:
- the LOC108340428 gene encoding TPR repeat-containing thioredoxin TTL1: MESPNASDNRFSNPKANANATTSTSGFTFSSTSSVSGLSRPRFDKVRKPNNAPAFNPFRNGAATNAAFVNSDFAAGIGDRFRNLKIGEGFDAARHGEFVFAANTSSRVDENSVSEQMNKLKVVNEGGTGFNESDLRNDLRKKLNINKGRGNNAATENSTHEVLCQLKNLNVNDSVASNIRKSKVDAKPSLENVTTFGKCEMGADLLEKLEKLNLVKEKEDCAEPNLCDPLAEATDRRGGSVGGAQVISEDSGVSQSAASASSASSSMLFQPVGVSKNEGFVFTGKQDSSGSSFVEFKTPAPKVGKEGKLKQKSSKMRMSRSRENLKHYSTTQRWHGEGFVSKESVSQDQLQGSPMDVSPYQEKLAENERSRESSLTSEELCSVDKNLVVNDSATSSVDPIDEDLIAATESLNINEGDVAFRDTNPETSEDQMRANSCVEDPKDESISGVETKSFKSASDQVDITSGAAGVSVETEADSDSMLHVGSAMSSSKASESAFTFAAASSADAQSYSPKRHHKKKNVGLDSHNYSPNIKVPYSSSTVAFTPFSGTSSLFALEQGLKPKVSSPQPKTSDSDENEKGLKETYASISVASVAAQEACEKWRLRGNQAYKKGDLSAAENCYKQGLSCVSQAEASRNCLRALLLCYSNLAATHMSLGRMRDALEDCKKADEIDPNFLKVQLRAANCYLALGEVEGASQNFKRCLQSGTDICVDRKIAVEASDGLQKAQKVSDVINHSAQLLLRRTSTDAERALEHVDEALMISSYSEKLLEMKAEVLLTLCRYDEVIQLCDKTLDSAEKNACPSDAACEVTDLDNSQLSEGFYFRIWRCSMMLKAYFHLGKFEEGLSLLEQQQEKMSAVNKNGRKVLDSLIPLAALIREALHHKTAGNAAFQAGRHAEAVEHYTSALSCNVESRPFAAVCYCNRAAAYKALGQITDAIADCSLSIALDGNYLKALSRRATLYEMIRDYAQAASDLRRLVCLLNKGLEDNANQLGISNDLRQNRVRLSEVEEEARKEIPLDMYLILGVEPSVSISEIKKAYRKAALRHHPDKAGQSLTKSDNGDDQIWKVIAEEVHRDADRLFKIIGEAYAVLSDPAKRARYDAEEEMRNSLKKRYGPIGRNNVDAQYYPFEQSSRRQWREAYKSYGYSSTRGPEPGRSSRK, from the exons ATGGAATCGCCCAACGCCAGTGATAATAGGTTTTCGAATCCAAAAGCGAACGCGAACGCGACGACCTCAACCTCAGGTTTCACGTTCAGTAGCACCTCTTCCGTTTCGGGCCTGTCCCGGCCCAGATTCGACAAGGTTCGGAAGCCCAACAACGCCCCCGCTTTCAATCCATTTCGCAACGGTGCTGCCACCAATGCCGCATTTGTGAACTCCGACTTTGCTGCAGGAATCGGCGATCGATTCCGGAATCTCAAAATCGGCGAAGGTTTCGACGCCGCACGCCACGGTGAGTTCGTGTTCGCTGCTAATACTTCTTCGCGTGTTGACGAAAACTCGGTCTCTGAACAGATGAACAAGTTGAAGGTTGTAAATGAAGGTGGAACAGGTTTTAACGAATCGGACCTACGGAATGACCTGAGGAAGAAATTGAACATTAATAAAGGAAGAGGTAATAATGCTGCTACTGAGAACTCAACTCATGAAGTTTTATGTCAATTGAAGAATCTGAATGTGAATGACTCTGTTGCTAGTAATATTCGCAAGAGTAAAGTTGATGCTAAACCTAGTTTGGAGAATGTGACTACATTTGGAAAATGTGAAATGGGAGCGGATTTGTTGGAGAAATTGGAGAAGTTAAACCTAGTTAAGGAGAAGGAAGATTGTGCTGAACCGAATTTGTGCGATCCTCTTGCGGAGGCAACTGACCGAAGAGGTGGTAGTGTTGGTGGTGCTCAAGTTATTTCTGAAGATAGTGGAGTGTCACAAAGTGCTGCGTCGGCTTCGTCGGCTTCGTCTTCTATGTTATTTCAGCCTGTTGGAGTGAGCAAGAATGAGGGATTTGTGTTTACTGGTAAGCAAGATAGTTCGGGCTCGTCTTTTGTTGAGTTTAAAACACCTGCACCAAAAGTTGGCAAAGAGggaaaacttaagcaaaagagTAGCAAAATGAGGATGAGTAGAAGCAGGGAAAATCTGAAGCATTACAGCACAACCCAGCGATGGCATGGAGAGGGTTTTGTTTCGAAGGAAAGTGTTTCCCAAGACCAACTACAGGGTTCACCGATGGATGTGTCACCATATCAGGAAAAACTGGCTGAAAACGAAAGGTCTAGGGAAAGTTCTTTGACATCCGAGGAGTTATGTAGTGTTGATAAGAACCTCGTGGTTAATGATTCGGCAACATCATCTGTTGATCCCATCGACGAAGATCTAATTGCCGCAACAGAGAGCTTGAATATAAATGAAGGTGATGTTGCCTTCAGAGACACAAACCCGGAAACTTCAGAGGATCAAATGCGTGCAAATAGTTGTGTTGAAGACCCGAAGGATGAGTCAATTTCTGGGGTTGAAACTAAAAGCTTTAAGTCTGCCAGTGATCAAGTGGACATAACTAGTGGCGCGGCTGGTGTATCAGTAGAAACCGAAGCCGATAGTGATAGCATGTTGCATGTCGGTAGTGCTATGAGTTCAAGCAAAGCGAGTGAGTCTGCTTTCACGTTTGCTGCTGCTTCTTCAGCTGATGCGCAATCATATAGTCCTAAAAGacatcacaaaaagaaaaatgttggTCTCGATTCTCACAACTACTCACCAAACATAAAGGTTCCTTATTCATCATCTACCGTGGCATTTACTCCATTTTCTGGAACTTCATCTCTTTTCGCATTAGAGCAAGGTTTAAAACCCAAGGTATCCTCTCCTCAGCCCAAAACAAGTGATTCTGACGAGAATGAGAAGGGGTTAAAGGAGACTTATGCTTCTATTTCTGTTGCAAGCGTTGCTGCTCAGGAAGCCTGTGAAAAATGGAGGCTTAG AGGAAATCAAGCCTATAAAAAGGGGGATCTTTCTGCGGCTGAGAATTGTTACAAACAAGGACTTAGTTGTGTATCTCAAGCAGAAGCGTCTCGTAACTGTCTCAGGGCTTTGCTGCTATGTTACAGCAACCTTGCTGCCACACACATGTCTCTTGGTAGGATGAGAGATGCACTAGAAGATTGTAAGAAGGCTGATGAGATTGATCCAAATTTTCTCAAGGTGCAACTTAGAGCTGCAAA ttGTTACCTTGCTCTGGGGGAAGTTGAAGGTGCATCACAGAATTTTAAAAGATGCTTGCAATCGGGAACTGATATTTGTGTTGATCGGAAAATTGCTGTGGAAGCCTCTGATGGCTTACAAAAGGCACAG AAAGTTTCAGATGTCATCAATCATTCAGCTCAGCTTTTGCTAAGACGAACATCAACTGATGCAGAGAGAGCACTAGAACATGTTGATGAGGCGCTAATGATAAGTTCATACTCTGAAAAATTGCTTGAAATGAAAGCAGAGGTGCTGCTAACG CTTTGTAGATATGACGAGGTGATTCAGCTATGTGACAAGACCCTTGATTCTGCAGAGAAGAATGCCTGTCCATCGGATGCTGCTTGTGAAGTCACAGATCTGGATAATTCACAACTCTCAGAAGGTTTCTACTTCAGAATTTGGCGCTGTTCAATGATGCTTAAAGCCTACTTTCACCTAGGAAAATTTGAAGAGGGTCTTTCTTTGCTAGAGCAACAACAGGAAAAGATGTCTGCCGTAAACAA GAATGGACGTAAGGTTTTGGATTCACTCATACCACTAGCTGCTCTCATACGTGAGGCCTTGCATCATAAG ACTGCAGGGAATGCAGCATTTCAAGCTGGAAGGCATGCAGAAGCCGTTGAACACTATACATCTGCTTTGTCATGTAATGTGGAGTCTCGTCCATTTGCAGCTGTCTGTTACTGCAATCGTGCAGCTGCCTATAAAGCTTTAGGTCAAATAACTGATGCTATTGCAGATTGCAGTCTATCTATAGCACTTGATGGAAATTATTTGAAG GCACTTTCTAGACGTGCAACTTTGTATGAGATGATCAGAGATTATGCCCAAGCAGCCAGTGATCTGAGGAGGCTTGTCTGTCTTCTCAATAAGGGGTTGGAGGACAATGCCAATCAGCTTGGAATATCTAATGATTTGAGACAAAATCGTGTTCGTCTTTCTGAAGTGGAAGAGGAAGCCAGAAAGGAGATCCCTCTCGATATGTACCTCATTTT GGGAGTTGAACCTTCTGTTTCGATATCTGAAATCAAGAAGGCCTATCGGAAAGCTGCACTTAGACACCACCCGGACAAG GCTGGCCAGTCTTTGACCAAAAGTGACAACGGAGATGATCAGATTTGGAAGGTAATTGCTGAAGAAGTACACAGAGATGCTGATAGGCTTTTCAAAATAATTGGGGAGGCATATGCTGTCCTGTCAGATCCTGCCAag CGGGCCCGTTATGACGCAGAAGAAGAAATGAGGAATTCCCTAAAGAAACGCTATGGACCTATTGGTAGAAACAATGTGGATGCCCAGTATTACCCGTTTGAACAAAGCAGCAGAAGACAGTGGAGGGAGGCTTATAAATCTTATGGTTATTCATCTACTCGAGGCCCTGAACCTGGCCGATCAAGCAGGAAATAA
- the LOC108338965 gene encoding uncharacterized protein LOC108338965 yields MGIAWLWNLQNLWPFRVDELRESKQLVKKLSIPEETKQFVYAVHDSQNQSVVYILSALNLSERSVSDAECLIREIKPDAVLVQAGVSPFYQLQSEECSVPLPTSSFGVIKRCFLDKIGRDMYENVAGNFVLREIFGTSFHGPLLAAKRASEDVGSSFLVIESPSCWGNSNCSDSDSNSESGVDRGSNFRGLVNSLVPQKHAASWAPSALKRFSLDKDLRMMLAKALSGHLDPFLLSSGNASSVLEGGDEEIQPLTSYETPGFARSIYPLLEDLCSIFRDLPSLGKALAHVQKMLLGVNRGEVLDEKTVSEVYTFRIAVEGLRIALNNKGLKSAAKSDKIVFSELPVDDKLHALLAQAIRSQSDKFKTIVAVVDASALAGLRKHWDTPLPVEVKELVGELITNSEGKGVMLNHSDKKRLLTDKPMVAVGAGATAVLGASSLTKVVPASTLVKVVTFKIPTSLKIGLSQMQKVLAFVFGQSKVVAPGFATSGAKTSGIMKTALSAEKIRVVTHSVIASAEKTSISVMRTAFYEIMRKRKVRPVGFLPWATFAGSIGTCTGLLLCGDGIECAVESLPAAPSIASLGRGIQHLQEVSQAVMQTEGSKIQASIESLIKRIKKARD; encoded by the coding sequence ATGGGGATTGCGTGGTTATGGAATCTGCAAAACCTGTGGCCATTCCGAGTGGACGAGCTGAGAGAATCGAAGCAATTGGTGAAGAAACTGAGCATTCCCGAAGAGACGAAGCAATTCGTATATGCGGTGCATGATTCGCAAAACCAATCCGTTGTTTACATTCTCTCTGCTTTGAATTTGTCGGAGCGATCAGTCTCCGATGCCGAATGCCTTATCAGGGAGATCAAACCCGACGCCGTTTTGGTGCAGGCTGGGGTTTCCCCTTTCTACCAGCTTCAGTCTGAAGAGTGCTCTGTTCCGTTACCGACTTCGTCTTTTGGGGTAATCAAACGTTGTTTTCTTGATAAAATTGGTAGGGACATGTATGAGAATGTTGCAGGTAACTTTGTGTTGAGGGAGATTTTCGGGACCAGTTTTCATGGCCCCTTGTTGGCTGCCAAGAGGGCTTCTGAGGATGTTGGGTCGTCTTTTCTTGTTATAGAGTCTCCTTCTTGTTGGGGTAATAGTAATTGTAGTGATAGTGATAGCAATTCTGAGAGTGGAGTTGATAGGGGGAGTAATTTTCGAGGTCTTGTTAATAGCCTGGTTCCTCAGAAGCATGCTGCTTCTTGGGCTCCTTCGGCTTTGAAAAGGTTTTCTCTTGATAAGGACCTTAGGATGATGCTGGCCAAGGCTTTGTCTGGCCATTTGGATCCTTTTTTGCTTAGTAGTGGTAATGCTAGTTCTGTTTTGGAGGGGGGTGATGAAGAAATTCAGCCATTAACTAGTTATGAGACCCCGGGTTTTGCCAGGTCTATTTATCCTTTGCTCGAGGATTTGTGTAGTATATTTCGTGATCTTCCATCGCTTGGGAAGGCCCTGGCTCATGTGCAGAAGATGTTGTTGGGTGTGAATAGAGGAGAGGTGCTGGACGAGAAAACTGTTTCTGAAGTGTATACTTTCCGAATTGCTGTTGAAGGGCTAAGAATTGCTCTAAATAATAAGGGGTTGAAAAGTGCCGCCAAGTCGGATAAGATTGTGTTCTCGGAGCTTCCGGTTGATGACAAGTTGCATGCACTCTTGGCACAGGCGATTCGGAGCCAGAGTGATAAGTTTAAGACCATTGTGGCAGTGGTAGATGCTAGTGCCTTGGCTGGACTTAGGAAACACTGGGATACTCCTCTTCCTGTTGAAGTCAAAGAGCTGGTTGGGGAACTGATAACAAATTCTGAAGGTAAAGGGGTAATGTTGAATCACAGTGACAAGAAACGGTTGTTAACAGATAAGCCTATGGTGGCAGTAGGGGCTGGAGCGACAGCAGTTTTAGGAGCTTCATCGCTGACCAAAGTAGTCCCAGCATCAACGCTGGTGAAGGTAGTTACTTTCAAAATTCCAACTTCACTTAAAATCGGTCTCAGCCAGATGCAGAAAGTCCTTGCTTTTGTTTTTGGCCAATCAAAAGTTGTGGCTCCAGGTTTTGCAACTTCTGGAGCCAAAACGTCCGGTATCATGAAGACAGCATTATCTGCTGAAAAGATTCGAGTTGTTACTCACAGTGTTATAGCGTCTGCTGAAAAAACGAGTATTTCAGTCATGAGAACGGCTTTCTATGAAATAATGAGGAAGCGAAAGGTGCGTCCTGTTGGGTTCTTACCTTGGGCTACATTTGCAGGCAGTATTGGAACTTGTACAGGCTTGCTTTTGTGCGGTGATGGGATTGAGTGTGCTGTTGAGTCTCTCCCTGCAGCGCCATCAATTGCTAGTTTGGGTCGTGGGATTCAGCATCTTCAGGAGGTGTCTCAAGCAGTGATGCAAACAGAAGGAAGTAAAATCCAAGCATCCATAGAATCtctaataaaaagaataaagaaggCAAGGGATtga
- the LOC108339826 gene encoding glucan endo-1,3-beta-glucosidase: MSPTLLLLLAVLSSIGVLLTGAESIGVCYGANGNDLPTRQEVVDLYKSNGIGKIRLYYPDEGALQALRGSNIEVILGVPNDQLQSVTDAGGASDWVNKYVKAYAGDVKFKYIAVGNEVHPADALAGSVLPALQNIHNAISSANLQGQIKASTAIDTTLLGNSYPPNDGVFSDGASSYITPIVNFLAENGAPLLANVYPYFAYVDNQQSIGLDYALFTKQGNNEVGYQNLFDASLDSLYAALEKIGQPNVKIVVSESGWPSEGDAGASVENAGTYYRNLINHVKGGTPKRPDGPIETYLFAMFDENQKNGAETERHFGLFRPDKSPKYQVNFN; the protein is encoded by the exons ATGTCTCCCACATTGCTGCTGCTTCTTGCAGTATTATCTTCCATTGGAGTGCTACTTACTG GGGCAGAATCCATCGGCGTGTGTTACGGAGCAAACGGAAACGATCTACCAACAAGGCAGGAAGTGGTGGATCTCTACAAATCAAACGGAATAGGCAAAATCCGTTTATACTATCCAGATGAAGGTGCCCTTCAAGCCCTCAGAGGTTCAAACATAGAAGTGATACTCGGTGTTCCAAATGACCAACTTCAATCTGTCACCGACGCCGGAGGTGCCTCAGATTGGGTCAACAAGTACGTGAAAGCCTATGCCGGAGACGTCAAATTCAAGTACATTGCCGTCGGCAACGAAGTTCATCCTGCTGATGCTTTAGCAGGCTCAGTTCTTCCAGCACTTCAAAACATTCACAACGCAATTTCTTCAGCCAATTTGCAAGGCCAAATCAAAGCCTCCACCGCAATAGACACCACTCTACTGGGCAACTCCTACCCACCAAACGACGGCGTTTTCAGCGACGGTGCAAGTTCATACATAACTCCGATCGTGAACTTTTTAGCCGAAAACGGTGCCCCACTTCTTGCAAACGTGTACCCTTACTTCGCCTACGTCGACAACCAGCAAAGCATCGGTCTTGATTACGCCTTGTTTACCAAACAAGGCAACAACGAAGTTGGGTACCAAAACCTGTTTGATGCGTCGTTGGATTCTTTGTACGCAGCTCTTGAGAAAATAGGACAACCTAATGTTAAGATTGTCGTGTCTGAGAGTGGGTGGCCATCGGAAGGTGATGCTGGAGCCAGTGTTGAAAACGCTGGAACATATTACAGGAATTTGATTAATCATGTCAAGGGTGGCACCCCAAAGAGGCCCGATGGACCCATAGAGACTTATCTCTTTGCCATGTTTGATGAAAACCAGAAGAATGGTGCAGAAACTGAGAGACACTTTGGTCTCTTCAGGCCTGATAAATCACCCAAGTACCAAGTCAATTTCAATTGA